The proteins below come from a single Zea mays cultivar B73 chromosome 8, Zm-B73-REFERENCE-NAM-5.0, whole genome shotgun sequence genomic window:
- the LOC100193870 gene encoding MAG2-interacting protein 2: MPAMAPEDDEALYEIHRHASGSHVIPHQEEYQGAATSCGSSDAGGGGVLSYLSLQGVSKLKEKWDRYRVLGKSRQRKKGDGVALFVSPNAEYVSVTVGNHIIILRKADGYASPCGVYTNNDRIAFFTNGAWLEAQGVFGVVDDLSTLYLIKENGELLARRTCDQLKLSSSIIDLVLQDGTSLLRPGFYIFTSDCLVHRFDYTEEPEACLCEVPISTKDAMSARTIQLPRSLSCIDYHQRHSLFVLVGDSNVSFSSNSYSGTYFMYLLHFNKNLELSLSFKSMQLEGVFCPLKDQRTFVSSPKIRISPQGKYIATLDLTGFVNFFSLDGDLRTVPLQTLGKARHLIDVKDISWWTDNVLMLVRKDGSISMYSITEDKIVSNDDPVLSTPILEKAKATEGHAFVLQSRRYGTNTPVNKRMDSDSEPCLLSGSGEHQQTEGDEMSWSLISFSKVTVAEMYSVLIREKRYKDALDFASRYNLDKDEVLKACWLHSDANTHEIDSYLAKIKDQVFVLSECVNKVGPTEADLRALLSFGLCITDCYRFSELDNSSKGSTWDSRTIRLRLLRHIDMLETFLGINMGRYAAGEYSKFRSMPLVETAIALAESGKIGALNLIFKRHPYTVSSDILRVLSAIPETLAVQTYSQLLPGKSLPSVVILRAGDWVECEQMASYINNCPAELDKVEEIKTEILVKHSKGFSWPSVAELCEWYKNRARDIDCLSGQLENSLAMIELACQKGIVELQPFFDDIKCLYQVVYSNELNEFTMNLLTWEDLPDYEKFKIILKGVKEDTVVQRLEENAIRFMKKLYEHKQESYLVSWLKEVAAKNELLICLAVIENGCGESPIYGLFKDLAEMIETSVHCIYMCSATNQWNTMSSILSKSLYKTKREKSLVASEEDCNLKDAKHALGSSMVSYEEMQCVCADILSGLGNAPEDFYHYDSVPDKPNDVKYLDILEKRLKVAEGHVEVGRLFAYYQVPKSMHFFLSAHLDEKNVRQIIRLLLSKFGRRQPVRSDNEWANMWRDLKLFQEKAFPFLDSEYMLAEFIRGLLKAGKFSLARNYLGGTSAVSLSTEKAENLVIQAAREYFFSASTLSGNEIWKARECLNLLPNSKNVQAETDIIDALTVRLPYLGVTILPLQFRQVKDPMDIIRMVITCQAGAYLHFEEIIDVAKLLGLRSEEEVADVEEAIAREAVVNGDLQLALDICLNLTKKSHGAVWDLCAAIARGPPLDNLDTGTREKLLGFALSHCDDDSVGELLNAWKELHAQGTFEKLMITTATNPPNFLIDGSSITPLPVQSVQDILDLRDDNGHDRRSDLVGIVKDMLSKVCLDFSNGDTHNWESMLEENRKLLCFGALVLPWLLKLFSNEACDGEIMDHLTRRCRFSTKVKAATSIIYWLVINGLAPNDNIIMILAKSIMEPPIDEEFDVLGCSVLLNLMDPFNGVKIIEEELKRRESYQEISSIMSVGMLYSSLNNSKKECSTPEQRRNLLLHKFHEKFTSADTDDLDQVDMANTTFWREWKSKLEEDKQLADQARMLKQILPDIDTSRFLSGDVNYIKIVVYSFVNSVKMEKKHILKEAVRIAEAYGLQRTEVLLRFLACSLVSEYWDNNDILNEISEFREDIVSSAKGVIDMIYSDVYLEIDGYNKQRLSYIYGILSACHSYLKRTNEIELRYPVHVHTHKLEPFQYYKVLEEECKKVCFIDGLNFKNIAGLDNLNFEHFNDEVCKNIHASTVTAIADMVQSLVSMYVDVLAKGLISQQGVYKHYVLGLLASLEGRSEAQSNNTDYEKLQASLCEFELNYDSCREYIQALPATDISYIVRRYCTLCFPSNLARSHPQEPSWRKPLATLLEFWSKVVDDIPGDSIDACSYGRTDYLNSNRLSLCMRAFRQLLIIDEIALHQGWDAISMYVKDCLRNGKMMETPCFCRAMILSGCSFESVVEVYFGGQGQLGSENADPSNYLDLLELYNAATEKCLSDLSEESCEYRILLHNLLSSLSRSTGKHAGALEMVRSGVWGKLIRYSEDMQLESQLRVYALQLMQCITGRNLKSLPNEMVCQVEPWESWYEHGAGAAIADESINSSSSITGTLVALRSTQMVAAVLPDANITPENLATLDSAVSCFLKLSERASGVSVAVFEAVLEEWEQLFSPKEEHVAPHESPKETSDWSDGWDDGWEALPEELESPKNKQEGVLLSVHPLHSCWMEIIRKRVELGELHKVLELLDRASLKHSVFLEEEEAHSLVELVSALDCFMALKTVLLLPYESLRLQCLQMVEVKMREGIVSTSSNADDQELLALVLSSGTMQKIITEEAYSKFFSYICHLVGHLARSFQTDLLVQWNEATSKINRSLLFARVLFPCFVSELVLGGQYLLAGFVISRWMHTHPSLGLMDITETSVRCFLQGQVAQLDEVGGSDAALTDGEVCVRHTISTLQPKLVSLLQSALALSNKEL; this comes from the exons ATGCCGGCGATGGCACCGGAGGACGATGAAGCACTGTACGAGATCCACCGGCACGCGTCGGGATCCCACGTGATCCCTCAT CAAGAAGAATACCAAGGTGCTGCGACAAGTTGTGGTAGCTCAGATGCTGGAGGAGGAGGTGTCCTCTCCTATCTCTCCTTGCAAG GTGTGAGCAAACTTAAGGAAAAGTGGGATAGGTACAGGGTGCTGGGGAAGAGTAGGCAGAGGAAGAAGGGGGATGGCGTCGCACTGTTTGTCTCACCAAATGCAGAATATGTGTCTGTAACTGTTGGGAATCACATCATCATCTTGAGGAAAGCCGATGGCTATGCATCACCTTGTGGTGTTTACACAA ATAATGACCGAATAGCATTTTTCACAAATGGGGCTTGGCTGGAGGCTCAAGGCGTTTTTGGTGTGGTGGATGACCTAAGCACACTTTACTTGATCAAAGAAAATGGGGAGTTACTAGCAAGGAGGACATGTGATCAGTTGAAGCTATCTTCTTCCATTATTGATCTGGTTTTGCAGGATGGTACAAGCTTACTTAG GCCAGGTTTCTACATTTTTACAAGTGACTGCTTGGTTCATAGATTTGATTACACTGAAGAACCTGAGGCATGTTTATGCGAAGTTCCCATATCAACTAAAGATGCAATGTCAGCTAGGACTATCCAGTTACCTCGAAGTTTATCGTGCATTGATTACCATCAACGTCACTCGCTATTTGTCCTAGTTGGAGATTCCAATGTTTCATTTAGCTCCAATAGTTATTCTG GAACCTATTTTATGTATCTATTACACTTCAACAAAAATCTGGAacttagtctttcatttaaaagcaTGCAGTTGGAAGGGGTATTTTGTCCCCTGAAGGATCAAAGAACCTTTGTTTCATCCCCGAAAATCAGGATCTCGCCTCAGGGAAAGTATATTGCTACGTTGGATTTGACTGGTTTTGTAAACTTTTTTTCACTTGATGGTGACTTGCGCACTGTTCCACTTCAAACTCTTGGAAAGGCTAGACACCTAATTGATGTTAAGGACATCAGTTGGTGGACAGATAATGTTCTTATGTTGGTAAGAAAAGATGGTAGCATTAGCATGTACAGCATCACTGAAGACAAGATAGTTTCCAATGATGACCCGGTTTTATCTACACCAATATTGGAGAAGGCAAAGGCTACTGAAGGACATGCTTTTGTTTTGCAATCTAGGAGATATGGAACAAACACTCCAGTTAATAAGCGGATGGATAGTGACTCGGAACCTTGTCTGCTGAGTGGTTCTGGGGAGCACCAACAAACAGAAGGGGATGAAATGTCCTGGAGTCTGATATCATTCTCCAAAGTTACAGTAGCAGAAATGTACTCTGTTCTGATAAGAGAGAAACGATACAAGGACGCTTTAGATTTTGCTTCTAGATACAATCTAGATAAGGATGAAGTTCTTAAAGCATGCTGGTTGCACTCTGATGCCAATACTCATGAGATAGACTCGTACTTAGCAAAAATTAAAGACCAAGTATTTGTATTATCAGAATGTGTAAACAAAGTTGGGCCTACAGAAGCAGATTTAAGGGCTCTACTTTCTTTTGGACTTTGTATAACTGATTGTTACAGATTTTCTGAGTTAGATAACAGCAGTAAGGGCTCAACATGGGACAGTCGCACCATTAGGCTTCGTTTATTGCGGCACATAGACATGTTAGAGACATTCTTGGGCATTAATATGGGAAG GTATGCAGCAGGAGAATATAGCAAATTCCGTTCAATGCCATTGGTGGAAACAGCCATAGCATTAGCCGAAAGTGGCAAAATTGGGGCTTTAAATCTTATATTCAAGCGTCATCCATATACTGTCTCTTCAGATATTTTACGTGTTTTGTCTGCTATCCCAGAAACCCTTGCTGTTCAGACTTATAGTCAGTTGCTGCCAGGGAAATCCCTTCCCAGTGTTGTCATATTAAGAGCTGGTGATTGGGTTGAATGTGAACAGATGGCTTCATATATAAACAATTGCCCTGCCGAGTTGGACAAGGTCGAAGAGATCAAAACGGAAATACTTGTAAAGCACTCAAAAGGCTTTTCATGGCCTTCAGTTGCTGAACTTTGTGAGTGGTATAAGAACAGAGCAAGGGACATTGACTGCTTAAGTGGACAGCTGGAAAACTCTCTGGCCATGATAGAGCTTGCATGTCAGAAGGGCATTGTAGAGTTGCAGCCATTCTTTGATGATATTAAATGCCTCTACCAGGTTGTATATTCTAATGAATTGAATGAGTTTACAATGAATCTTTTGACATGGGAAGATCTGCCTGATTATGAAAAGTTCAAAATCATTCTCAAAGGAGTCAAAGAAGATACAGTTGTTCAACGGCTAGAAGAAAATGCTATCCGTTTTATGAAGAAATTATATGAACACAAACAAGAATCCTACCTTGTTAGTTGGCTGAAAGAGGTAGCTGCTAAAAATGAGCTTTTGATTTGCTTagctgtcattgaaaatggttgtgggGAATCACCAATATATGGTCTCTTCAAGGATCTTGCTGAGATGATAGAAACCTCTGTTCACTGCATTTATATGTGCAGTGCAACTAACCAGTGGAATaccatgtcatcaatattatcaaAGTCACTCTATAAAACAAAGAGGGAGAAATCGTTAGTGGCTAGTGAAGAAGACTGCAATCTGAAAGATGCTAAGCATGCTCTTGGTTCTTCTATGGTTTCTTATGAGGAGATGCAATGTGTCTGTGCTGATATCTTATCTGGTCTGGGCAATGCTCCAGAAGATTTTTATCACTATGATTCAGTACCTGACAAACCTAATGATGTCAAATATCTTGATATATTGGAGAAGAGGCTAAAAGTTGCTGAAGGCCATGTAGAAGTAGGACGGCTCTTTGCTTATTATCAG GTCCCAAAATCAATGCATTTCTTCCTTAGTGCTCACTTAGATGAGAAGAATGTAAGGCAAATTATACGGCTGCTTTTATCGAAATTTGGCAGACGTCAACCTGTTCGATCAGACAATGAGTGGGCTAACATGTGGCGTGATTTAAAACTCTTCCAAGAAAAGGCATTTCCTTTTCTTGATTCAGAATATATGCTGGCCGAATTTATCAGAGGGCTATTGAAAGCTGGTAAATTTTCGCTAGCCAGGAATTATCTTGGAGGAACCAGTGCAGTTTCTTTATCCACAGAGAAGGCTGAAAATCTTGTGATACAAGCTGCAAGGGAGTATTTCTTCTCGGCTTCAACTTTATCTGGGAATGAA ATTTGGAAAGCCAGGGAATGCCTAAATTTGTTACCTAATAGCAAAAATGTTCAAGCAGAAACTGATATAATTGATGCTCTTACTGTTAGACTTCCTTATCTAGGGGTGACTATCCTTCCTCTTCAGTTCAGGCAGGTAAAGGATCCTATGGATATCATCCGCATGGTGATAACATGTCAAGCAGGTGCATACCTTCATTTTGAAGAGATCATTGATGTCGCTAAACTTCTGGGATTAAGAAGTGAAGAGGAAGTAGCGGATGTGGAGGAGGCTATTGCCAGAGAAGCTGTGGTAAATGGTGATCTTCAACTTGCCCTTGATATCTGTTTAAATTTAACAAAAAAGAGTCATGGTGCAGTGTGGGATTTATGTGCTGCAATTGCTAGAGGCCCTCCACTTGACAATTTGGATACTGGTACCCGTGAAAAGCTATTGGGTTTCGCTCTCAGCCATTGTGATGACGATTCTGTTGGGGAATTGTTGAATGCTTGGAAGGAGCTTCATGCTCAGGGTACTTTTGAGAAATTAATGATTACAACCGCAACAAATCCTCCCAATTTCTTGATTGATGGATCTTCAATCACACCACTTCCTGTACAAAGTGTGCAAGACATACTTGACCTGAGAGATGACAATGGCCATGATAGACGTAGCGACCTTGTGGGAATTGTTAAAGACATGCTGTCAAAAGTTTGCTTGGACTTTTCTAATGGAGACACACATAATTGGGAGTCTATGTTGGAAGAaaaccggaaattgttgtgctttgGAGCACTGGTATTACCATGGCTTTTGAAATTGTTCAGTAATGAAGCATGTGATGGTGAAATAATGGATCATCTCACTAGGAGATGTCGATTTTCAACAAAAGTAAAAGCAGCAACCAGTATCATATATTGGTTAGTTATAAATGGTTTGGCCCCCAATGATAATATAATCATGATTCTTGCAAAGTCTATAATGGAGCCTCCCATTGATGAAGAGTTTGATGTACTTGGCTGCTCGGTTCTTTTGAATCTCATGGACCCTTTCAATGGAGTGAAAATAATAGAGGAAGAGCTAAAAAGACGAGAATCTTATCAAGAAATTAGCAGCATAATGAGTGTAGGAATGTTATATAGTTCCCTCAATAATTCTAAGAAAGAGTGCTCCACTCCTGAACAGAGGAGAAACCTGTTGCTTCACAAATTTCATGAGAAGTTCACCTCAGCCGATACCG ATGATTTAGACCAGGTTGATATGGCAAATACAACCTTCTGGAGAGAATGGAAATCAAAGTTAGAAGAGGATAAACAACTGGCTGATCAAGCGCGGATGCTCAAGCAGATATTACCTGATATAGACACATCTCGATTCTTGTCTGGTGATGTTAATTATATCAAAATAGTAGTTTACTCCTTTGTTAATTCTGTAAAGATGGAGAAAAAACACATACTCAAGGAAGCAGTGCGGATAGCTGAGGCATATGGGTTGCAACGAACTGag GTGCTTTTACGATTTCTCGCCTGCAGTCTTGTGTCTGAATACTGGGATAACAATGATATTCTGAACGAAATTTCTGAATTCCGGGAGGATATTGTCAGCTCAGCTAAGGGTGTGATCGATATGATATATTCAGATGTCTATCTGGAGATAGATGGGTATAATAAACAACGTCTTTCTTACATTTACGGCATTCTTTCAGCATGTCATTCATATCTGAAGAGGACCAATGAGATAGAATTGAGATACCCAGTGCATGTGCATACCCATAAGCTTGAACCATTTCAGTACTATAAGGTACTTGAGGAAGAGTGCAAGAAAGTCTGCTTCATTGATGGCTTGAACTTTAAAAACATTGCTGGACTGGATAATCTGAACTTTGAGCATTTCAATGACGAAGTATGCAAGAATATCCATGCCTCCACCGTCACTGCTATAGCCGATATGGTACAGTCTCTTGTGAGTATGTATGTTGATGTACTGGCCAAGGGACTCATATCACAACAAGGTGTTTACAAGCACTATGTTCTGGGGTTGCTGGCATCACTTGAAGGCCGCAGTGAAGCACAATCGAACAACACAGATTATGAAAAGTTGCAGGCTTCCCTATGCGAATTTGAGTTGAACTATGATAGTTGCAGGGAGTACATCCAAGCTCTTCCAGCCACAGATATTTCATATATTGTAAGAAGGTATTGCACCCTTTGCTTTCCATCTAACTTAGCACGAAGCCATCCACAGGAACCTTCATGGAGGAAACCTCTTGCCACGCTACTAGAATTTTGGTCTAAAGTTGTTGATGACATACCGGGGGATTCAATTGATGCTTGCTCATATGGAAGAACAGACTACTTAAATTCAAATAGGTTATCTCTGTGCATGAGAGCTTTCAGGCAGCTATTAATAATTGATGAGATAGCACTGCACCAAGGTTGGGATGCCATTTCCATGTATGTAAAAGATTGCCTTAGAAATGGAAAGATGATGGAAACACCATGCTTTTGTCGAGCTATGATTCTATCAGGCTGCAGTTTTGAATCTGTAGTTGAAGTATACTTTGGAGGACAAGGACAGTTAGGGAGTGAGAATGCAGATCCAAGCAATTATTTGGACCTCTTAGAACTTTATAATGCTGCTACAGAAAAGTGTTTGTCGGATTTGAGTGAGGAATCTTGCGAATATCGAATATTGCTTCATAATTTGCTGTCATCTTTGAGCCGGTCAACGGGAAAACATGCTGGTGCTCTAGAAATGGTCAGATCTGGTGTTTGGGGGAAGTTAATCCGCTATTCGGAAGACATGCAGCTAGAGAGCCAATTACGAGTCTATGCACTACAGCTGATGCAATGTATCACAGGAAGAAACCTTAAATCTCTTCCAAATGAAATGGTGTGTCAGGTTGAGCCATGGGAATCATGGTATGAGCATGGAGCGGGTGCTGCCATAGCTGATGAGAGTATCAACTCCTCTAGCAGCATCACAGGGACTCTTGTCGCACTTAGATCTACTCAGATGGTCGCTGCAGTTCTGCCTGACGCTAATATCACTCCAGAAAACCTAGCAACTCTTGACTCTGCAGTATCTTGTTTTTTAAAATTGTCAGAACGTGCTTCTGGTGTGAGCGTTGCTGTTTTTGAAGCAGTGCTAGAAGAGTGGGAGCAATtgttctcccccaaagaagagcaTGTTGCACCTCATGAATCACCAAAAGAAACAAGTGACTGGAGTGATGGATGGGATGATGGCTGGGAGGCGCTACCGGAAGAGTTGGAGAGTCCAAAGAATAAACAAGAGGGTGTGTTGTTATCTGTGCATCCCCTCCACAGTTGCTGGATGGAGATTATCAGAAAACGTGTTGAACTTGGTGAGCTGCACAAGGTACTTGAACTTCTAGACCGAGCATCTTTGAAACACAGCGTGTTCCTAGAGGAAGAAGAAGCACACAGCTTGGTTGAACTTGTATCTGCTCTGGACTGCTTCATGGCCCTTAAAACTGTGTTGCTACTCCCATATGAATCTCTGAGACTGCAGTGCCTGCAGATGGTGGAGGTGAAAATGAGGGAAGGAATCGTGTCCACCTCATCAAATGCTGATGATCAGGAGCTCCTTGCCTTGGTTCTTTCCTCTGGAACTATGCAGAAGATCATCACAGAAGAGGCATACTCTAAATTTTTCTCTTACATATGCCATCTTGTCGGGCACCTTGCAAGGTCATTCCAGACTGATCTCCTCGTACAATGGAACGAAGCAACATCTAAGATCAACAGATCTTTACTGTTCGCTAGAGTTCTGTTTCCATGTTTTGTATCTGAACTGGTCCTCGGAGGGCAGTATCTTCTGGCTGGGTTCGTCATCTCGAGATGGATGCACACACATCCATCTCTGGGCCTGATGGATATCACCGAGACCAGTGTGCGATGCTTCCTTCAAGGCCAGGTTGCCCAACTTGATGAGGTGGGAGGGAGCGATGCTGCTCTCACTGACGGTGAAGTTTGTGTAAGGCACACAATCTCCACCCTACAGCCGAAACTTGTTTCTCTTCTGCAGTCTGCATTAGCTCTTTCGAACAAAGAGTTGTAG